From a region of the Primulina eburnea isolate SZY01 chromosome 7, ASM2296580v1, whole genome shotgun sequence genome:
- the LOC140836606 gene encoding G-type lectin S-receptor-like serine/threonine-protein kinase SD2-5, translated as MSPHWIVFLTILACCYPACVISQPYDYPTANLSTRWINSVTANHSVNFTDFSTVRAILLRGTFGPRYACGFYCNGNCDTYLFAIFIVQTNSGGGITSPAIGFPQVVWSANRDNPVPINSTLELTAEGDLELRDADGLLVWSTNTAGLSVAGMNMTEIGNLVLFDSKNAVIWQSFDHPTDALVPGQILISGKSLTASVSSTNWTEGGLFNLSMTPQGLIASIESNPPQVYYENLDVGTKQNKEASYVKFQNGSLQLYINSVEPSDPDISVTVPVAKSAQYMKLGPDGHLRVYEWGTGWNEVSDIFTGYLGECNYPMVCGKYGICSNSQCSCPRTSSNSGSFRQVNDRQPDLGCSEVTPLTCDASRTQSFLDLEDVTYFTFITDMENTNMDNCKQACLKNCSCKAAIFQYGSDSSNGNCYLPSQIFSLMNNEKDKTHYNSSVSVKIQVAQTAGSPASETESPVNVEGKKSLLGPILGSTSGGFVLAVAGLTFYVRWRKRKDEVEEDYLDHVPGMPTRFSYEELVSATDNFTKKLGEGGFGSVFEGTLKDGERIAVKCLDGLGQIKKSFLAEVESIGSIHHVNLVRLIGFCADKSHRLLVYEYMCNVSLDRWIYTPTSLDWNLRRRIILDIAKGLAYLHEDCRQKIIHLDIKPQNILLDENFNAKLSDFGLSKLIDRNQSQVVTTMRGTPGYLAPEWLSSIITEKVDVYSFGVVILETLCGRKNFDFFKPEEEAHLLSLFTKKAEEERLLDIIDKSCEGMESNGAEVLKVMQLAAWCLQSDHAKRPAMSVVINVLEGVQNVQKDLDYNFFNPQISVNKIQVVASDQDTTLLLPSVLSGPR; from the coding sequence ATGTCTCCACATTGGATTGTATTTTTGACCATACTGGCTTGCTGCTATCCTGCCTGTGTAATCTCTCAGCCATATGATTACCCAACTGCAAACCTCTCCACAAGATGGATCAACAGTGTCACTGCAAATCATTCGGTCAACTTTACAGATTTTTCGACGGTTCGAGCCATACTTCTCAGAGGAACTTTTGGTCCAAGATATGCTTGTGGGTTCTATTGTAATGGGAATTGTGACACATACCTGTTTGCCATTTTTATTGTCCAAACCAACAGTGGTGGAGGCATCACTTCTCCTGCAATCGGATTCCCGCAGGTCGTGTGGTCTGCTAATCGGGACAATCCCGTTCCAATTAATTCGACTTTGGAGCTCACGGCAGAAGGTGATTTGGAGCTCAGAGATGCCGATGGGTTATTGGTGTGGTCTACAAACACCGCCGGTTTGTCAGTTGCAGGCATGAACATGACAGAAATTGGAAATCTTGTTCTCTTTGATTCCAAAAATGCGGTGATTTGGCAATCTTTTGATCATCCGACGGATGCTTTGGTTCCGGGGCAGATCTTGATATCAGGTAAAAGTCTCACCGCTAGTGTTTCTTCAACTAATTGGACAGAAGGGGGTCTGTTCAATTTATCGATGACTCCACAGGGCTTGATAGCTTCGATAGAGTCGAATCCTCCACAGGTGTACTATGAAAACTTGGATGTTGGCACTAAGCAAAACAAAGAAGCCAGTTATGTTAAATTTCAAAATGGGAGTCTGCAGTTATATATAAACTCCGTCGAACCAAGCGATCCCGATATTTCAGTAACGGTTCCTGTGGCTAAATCAGCACAGTATATGAAATTGGGGCCTGATGGGCATCTTAGAGTTTATGAGTGGGGAACAGGATGGAATGAGGTGTCTGATATCTTTACAGGTTATCTTGGTGAGTGCAATTATCCAATGGTTTGTGGGAAATATGGAATTTGCTCGAATAGCCAATGTAGTTGCCCCAGAACAAGCTCGAATTCGGGATCTTTTAGGCAGGTAAATGACAGGCAGCCCGATCTTGGTTGTTCTGAAGTAACTCCCCTGACTTGTGATGCTTCAAGAACTCAGAGTTTCTTGGACCTCGAGGATGTAACATATTTCACCTTTATCACAGACATGGAGAATACTAATATGGATAATTGTAAACAGGCATGCTTGAAAAATTGTTCCTGCAAAGCTGCTATATTTCAATATGGCTCAGATTCTTCCAACGGGAATTGCTATTTGCCATCCCAAATCTTCTCATTGATGAATAACGAAAAGGACAAGACCCACTACAATTCTTCGGTATCTGTCAAAATCCAAGTTGCTCAGACTGCGGGATCCCCTGCCTCAGAAACAGAATCGCCGGTTAATGTAGAGGGAAAGAAAAGCCTTTTAGGGCCAATCTTAGGATCCACCTCGGGAGGATTTGTTTTAGCCGTTGCTGGATTGACCTTTTATGTAAGATGGAGAAAGAGGAAAGATGAAGTTGAGGAGGATTATTTAGATCATGTACCAGGTATGCCCACCAGATTTTCTTACGAGGAGTTGGTGAGTGCAACTGACAACTTCACTAAGAAGCTCGGTGAAGGAGGATTTGGGTCGGTTTTCGAAGGGACATTGAAGGATGGCGAAAGGATCGCTGTGAAATGTCTGGATGGACTTGGCCAAATCAAGAAGTCATTTCTAGCTGAAGTAGAAAGCATTGGCAGCATCCACCATGTTAACTTGGTAAGACTAATTGGGTTTTGCGCGGATAAATCCCACAGGCTTTTAGTCTACGAATACATGTGCAACGTATCCTTGGACAGATGGATCTACACTCCCACATCTCTTGACTGGAATCTTAGGAGAAGAATCATACTCGACATAGCCAAAGGATTAGCTTACCTCCACGAAGATTGCAGGCAAAAGATCATTCACCTAGACATCAAGCCCCAAAACATTCTTCTGGATGAGAACTTCAACGCGAAACTTTCGGATTTCGGCCTTTCCAAGCTCATTGACAGGAACCAAAGCCAAGTCGTGACCACCATGAGAGGCACGCCCGGTTATCTCGCCCCGGAATGGCTCAGTTCAATCATTACTGAGAAAGTAGATGTGTACAGCTTTGGAGTGGTAATCTTAGAAACTTTGTGCGGCAGGAAGAATTTCGATTTCTTTAAGCCAGAGGAGGAAGCACATTTACTATCCCTTTTCACGAAAAAAGCCGAGGAAGAACGATTGCTGGATATAATAGACAAAAGCTGCGAGGGCATGGAATCAAATGGAGCAGAAGTTTTGAAAGTGATGCAACTTGCGGCATGGTGTTTGCAAAGTGATCATGCCAAGAGGCCGGCCATGTCAGTGGTGATCAATGTGTTGGAAGGTGTTCAAAATGTGCAGAAAGATTTGGATTACAACTTCTTTAATCCACAGATCTCTGTTAACAAAATCCAGGTTGTTGCTTCTGATCAAGATACGACTCTATTACTTCCTTCTGTTCTTTCGGGGCCACGATGA